From the genome of Candidatus Angelobacter sp., one region includes:
- a CDS encoding ABC transporter permease, with the protein KISRLLREGMLAVLPAEFITTARAKGLGETTVLLKHAFRPGVLPVVSYSGPLLADLLTGSFVVENIFQIPGIGVFVVNGTLNRDYTIVVGLVLIYAFLILVLNLVVDLAYGWIDPRVRA; encoded by the coding sequence AAGATTTCCCGGCTGCTGCGCGAAGGAATGCTCGCCGTGCTCCCGGCCGAATTCATCACCACCGCGCGAGCCAAAGGGTTGGGCGAAACCACCGTGCTTTTGAAACACGCCTTCCGCCCCGGCGTGCTGCCGGTCGTGTCATATTCGGGCCCGCTGCTTGCCGACCTGTTGACCGGCTCATTCGTCGTCGAGAACATTTTCCAGATTCCCGGCATCGGCGTGTTCGTGGTCAACGGGACGTTAAATCGCGATTACACCATTGTCGTTGGCCTTGTCCTGATTTACGCCTTTCTCATCCTCGTTCTGAATCTTGTGGTGGATTTGGCCTATGGCTGGATTGATCCGAGGGTAAGGGCATGA
- a CDS encoding ABC transporter permease, producing MTDAESPNRRAWRRFRRNRLAVGSGAFLFSAILLVVIWPLFATPRFASLLPRALTWKPTTLSDDQFRPPDLAHWFGTDVHGRDLLSRVCYGARISLLVGALGACVSLFIGVLWGAIAGYFGGCWDALMMRFVDVLYSLPSILFVIVLIAVVEESFKAWLVRVLSSDAGAAANLLLLFAGLGAVSWLTMARIVRGEVLTLRTRGFVDASRALGAGHPRILLRHILPNVYGIIITYLTLTVPSIMLYESFLSYLGLGVQPPQASLGSLIAEGASQINPIRIYWWMIVLPGLTLASALLALNFVGDGLRDAWDPRSTRE from the coding sequence ATGACCGACGCAGAAAGCCCCAATCGACGGGCGTGGCGCCGCTTTCGACGAAATCGCCTGGCCGTGGGCAGTGGCGCGTTTTTGTTCTCGGCCATCCTGCTCGTCGTGATCTGGCCGCTGTTTGCGACTCCGCGTTTTGCATCGCTTTTGCCGAGGGCGCTGACGTGGAAACCAACCACTCTCTCGGACGATCAGTTCCGGCCGCCAGACCTGGCCCATTGGTTCGGCACTGATGTCCACGGCCGGGATTTACTGAGCCGGGTGTGTTACGGCGCGCGGATCTCGTTGCTGGTCGGCGCCCTGGGCGCCTGCGTCAGTTTGTTCATCGGCGTGTTGTGGGGCGCAATCGCCGGATACTTCGGCGGATGCTGGGACGCCCTCATGATGCGGTTCGTTGATGTCCTCTACTCGCTCCCGTCGATTCTATTCGTCATAGTGCTGATTGCCGTCGTGGAGGAATCGTTCAAGGCATGGCTCGTGAGGGTGCTCTCGTCGGACGCAGGCGCGGCGGCCAACCTGCTCCTCTTGTTTGCCGGGTTGGGCGCGGTGTCCTGGCTGACGATGGCTCGCATCGTGCGGGGTGAGGTCCTGACGCTGCGGACACGCGGCTTCGTCGATGCCAGCCGGGCGCTGGGAGCGGGTCATCCGCGCATTCTACTGCGTCACATCCTGCCCAACGTTTACGGCATCATCATCACCTATCTGACGCTGACCGTGCCTTCGATCATGTTATACGAATCGTTCCTGAGTTACCTCGGCCTCGGCGTCCAACCGCCTCAGGCGAGTCTGGGATCGCTGATCGCCGAGGGCGCGTCACAGATCAACCCCATTCGCATCTACTGGTGGATGATCGTCCTCCCCGGGCTCACGCTCGCGTCCGCGCTGCTCGCGTTGAATTTCGTTGGTGACGGCCTGCGGGACGCCTGGGATCCGCGTTCGACGAGGGAATAA
- a CDS encoding tetrahydrofolate dehydrogenase/cyclohydrolase catalytic domain-containing protein, with translation MSPGNLIDGRVIAEQIHAETSRRIAALKLRGVRPGLAFVRVGEDPASQVYVGMKERMGARLGIASFTHVLPETTPENDLLELVARLNEDPGIHGILVQAPLPRPINQATVYAAVSPQKDVDGFHPINVGKLMLGDASGFLPCTPAGVHELLIRAGVKIECSEVVVLGRGNIVGKPMAAILIQKARHANATVTLCHSHTRDIAAHCRRADILIAAIGVAEFVKADMVKPGAVVIDVGVNRIKDAGAKGGSRLVGDVDFVGVRAVAGKITPNPGGVGPMTIAMLMQNTVRAAELTVTE, from the coding sequence ATGTCGCCGGGCAACCTCATTGACGGGCGTGTCATTGCCGAACAAATCCATGCCGAGACCTCCCGGCGCATCGCGGCGCTGAAGCTGCGCGGAGTCCGGCCGGGACTGGCGTTTGTGCGCGTCGGGGAGGATCCCGCCTCGCAGGTTTACGTCGGCATGAAAGAGCGGATGGGCGCGCGGCTCGGCATCGCTTCCTTCACACACGTTCTGCCGGAGACGACTCCGGAAAACGACCTGCTGGAGCTTGTCGCACGGCTCAATGAGGACCCGGGGATTCACGGAATTCTCGTGCAAGCGCCGCTTCCCCGCCCGATCAACCAGGCCACGGTTTATGCCGCCGTTTCGCCGCAGAAAGACGTGGACGGTTTTCATCCGATCAATGTCGGCAAACTGATGCTGGGGGACGCGTCGGGCTTTCTTCCCTGCACCCCCGCGGGCGTTCACGAACTGCTGATCCGCGCCGGGGTGAAGATCGAGTGTTCGGAAGTCGTGGTGCTGGGCCGGGGGAACATCGTCGGCAAGCCGATGGCCGCCATCCTGATTCAAAAAGCGCGTCATGCCAACGCGACGGTGACGCTCTGCCACTCGCACACCCGCGACATCGCCGCACATTGCCGGCGCGCAGATATTTTGATCGCCGCGATCGGTGTCGCGGAATTTGTGAAAGCGGACATGGTGAAACCCGGCGCGGTGGTGATTGACGTGGGCGTCAACCGTATCAAGGACGCGGGCGCAAAGGGCGGGTCGCGACTGGTCGGCGATGTGGACTTCGTTGGGGTCCGGGCGGTTGCCGGGAAAATCACACCCAATCCGGGCGGTGTGGGACCGATGACCATTGCGATGCTCATGCAAAACACGGTTCGCGCCGCGGAACTGACCGTGACGGAATGA
- a CDS encoding SH3 domain-containing protein, producing MKTNFRWAWAVAVVFGATVLTARTEEAAVVKRNRVNVRAQAVPTSEVITQLKKGESVIVLEEITPKKRKRGEPATWAKIQLPPNTPVWVYGPYIETNNHTVNIKRLNLRAGPGENFSVIGRLDRGTEVKEIRTDGNWMEIEAPTNAFAFVAAAMLEKTAAPVPPATELAANTNTPPAQPAPTVETVKPELVPAPAVETASPAATAQPTPQPTTPTPAPPADTTPPKRVVSREGTVVVSRSIQAPTSYALENRESRKTVNYLHSESEDINLKKFAGKKVIVTGEELIDQRWTSTPIIEVESIQVVP from the coding sequence ATGAAAACAAATTTTCGATGGGCTTGGGCCGTTGCAGTCGTGTTCGGAGCGACGGTTTTGACCGCCCGGACCGAGGAAGCCGCTGTCGTCAAGAGGAACCGCGTCAACGTGCGCGCGCAGGCCGTGCCGACCAGTGAAGTGATCACTCAATTGAAGAAAGGCGAATCCGTCATCGTACTGGAGGAGATCACTCCCAAAAAGCGCAAGCGCGGCGAGCCGGCAACGTGGGCGAAGATACAACTGCCGCCGAACACGCCGGTGTGGGTTTATGGACCCTACATCGAGACAAACAATCACACGGTAAACATCAAACGGCTGAACCTGCGGGCCGGACCGGGCGAGAACTTCAGCGTGATCGGACGCCTTGACCGCGGCACGGAAGTCAAAGAGATCCGGACCGACGGCAACTGGATGGAGATCGAGGCGCCGACCAACGCGTTTGCTTTTGTGGCGGCGGCGATGCTGGAGAAAACGGCGGCACCGGTTCCGCCAGCCACGGAGTTGGCCGCAAACACGAACACTCCGCCCGCGCAGCCGGCTCCCACGGTTGAAACCGTCAAGCCGGAGCTGGTGCCCGCGCCGGCCGTGGAAACCGCTTCACCGGCGGCGACGGCTCAACCGACGCCACAGCCGACAACGCCCACACCCGCGCCACCGGCGGACACAACGCCGCCCAAACGGGTCGTCAGCCGCGAAGGCACCGTGGTCGTTTCGCGCAGCATTCAGGCGCCGACTTCGTATGCCCTGGAGAACCGGGAGAGTCGCAAGACGGTCAACTATCTTCACAGCGAAAGCGAGGACATCAACCTGAAAAAGTTCGCCGGCAAGAAGGTCATCGTGACTGGAGAAGAACTTATCGATCAGCGCTGGACGAGCACTCCGATCATTGAGGTTGAATCGATTCAGGTGGTTCCCTGA
- a CDS encoding pseudouridine synthase: MVRLQKFLADAGVASRRAGEQIILAGRVEVNNEVVRTLGTKIDPARDRVSVDGTSVRPKRRLYVALNKPRGYICSRRDPGKRRAIGDLLPKEWSNLYPVGRLDYDTEGLIFLTNDGEFCLRLTHPRYRVLKKYLATVEGRVEPNVLGRLTRGIVHEGEKLKAEKTRLLNANNSHSVVEVELAEGRYREVRRMFEAQGLAVSHLRRTQIGRIKLGDLPAGRWRTLSETEIKTLLSNSNRADGVPPHEH; encoded by the coding sequence ATGGTTCGGCTGCAAAAATTCCTCGCCGATGCGGGAGTCGCGTCGCGCCGCGCCGGAGAGCAGATCATTCTCGCGGGTCGGGTGGAAGTGAACAACGAGGTGGTCCGGACGCTGGGGACAAAAATTGACCCGGCCCGTGACCGCGTTAGCGTGGATGGCACATCGGTCAGGCCGAAGCGCCGGCTGTACGTCGCCCTGAACAAGCCGCGAGGTTACATTTGTTCCCGCCGCGATCCCGGAAAGCGCCGCGCCATCGGCGATCTGCTGCCCAAGGAGTGGAGCAACCTTTATCCCGTGGGCCGGCTTGACTACGACACGGAGGGACTGATTTTCCTCACCAACGACGGGGAATTCTGTCTGCGCCTGACGCACCCGCGTTACCGGGTTCTAAAAAAATACCTGGCCACGGTCGAAGGCCGCGTGGAGCCGAACGTTCTGGGGCGGTTGACGCGTGGTATCGTCCATGAAGGCGAGAAACTGAAGGCGGAAAAAACCCGGCTGTTGAACGCCAACAATTCCCACAGCGTGGTCGAGGTGGAACTGGCGGAAGGCAGGTATCGCGAAGTGCGGCGGATGTTTGAGGCGCAGGGCCTGGCGGTGTCGCATCTCCGCCGGACGCAGATCGGCCGCATCAAACTGGGCGACCTGCCCGCGGGCAGGTGGCGGACCCTGAGCGAAACCGAAATCAAAACCCTGTTGTCGAACAGTAATCGGGCCGACGGTGTGCCGCCTCACGAGCATTGA
- a CDS encoding small basic protein produces the protein MSQHSSLRAVGTTGAKRNVLKRFERVALLKKRGQWKDGDRVSGLRKTRPET, from the coding sequence ATGTCACAGCATTCAAGTCTTCGCGCCGTCGGCACGACCGGCGCCAAACGCAATGTGCTCAAGCGATTTGAGCGAGTCGCCCTGCTCAAGAAGCGCGGCCAGTGGAAGGACGGCGACCGCGTCTCCGGCCTTCGGAAGACAAGGCCGGAAACCTGA
- a CDS encoding carbon starvation CstA family protein, whose amino-acid sequence MSRILKNLIWLATALLGGGAYVVLATRLGEPVNSAYILTAALCSYAVGYRFYSKWIAARVLALNDRRATPCEVRDDGRDFVKTNKWIVFGHHFAAISGPGPLVGPVLAAQFGYLPGALWILIGVVLGGAVQDFVILFCSMRRDGKSLAQMVKEELNTVAGVIGIVAILAIMIILLAVLALVVVNALAESPWGVFTVAATIPIAMFMGGYLRWWRVGKVMEASAIGVVLLLLGVWGGQFVHAHADWAKLFTFGKEPLAWSIIVYGFAASVLPVWLLLAPRDYLSTFMKLGTIFALAFGVFLVLPVLKFPAVSRFIDGSGPVVAGKLFPFCFITIACGAISGFHTLISSGTTPKIITRESYARPIGYGAMCLESLVAIMALIAACSLDPGVYLSMNIKGAATETVAKVTSLGFPVTVDQMNQLADTIGEKTLFGRTGGAATLAVGMAQIFHRAVGNRWLDLWYHFAIMFEALFILTTLDAGTRVGRYLLQDVLGNLWKPLGNVKDIKANVLASGLMVAGWGCFLIQGVRDPLGGINSLWPLFGIANQLLAAIALCLATTVILKMQLGGKPLSAGKPPAESIETGVPSGRPTRPIFVLVTLVPLVWLLTVTMTAGWQKIFDDDPKIGFLAAANVYSAKISGAFPATGVAKSDDALAAAQATLAPNKRLLFNSLLDAFVAAFFLVLVVLIVAISVREWILLLARKRVAILRESDPVWLPDYAVAEGRPLRILSLLALAFALARELSGEAALDRAQQTARACDCGLPEHHTVNLSGEQKASTPTTTREQLYIETLEKRYRGINRCC is encoded by the coding sequence ATGAGCCGCATTCTGAAAAACTTGATCTGGCTGGCGACCGCCCTGCTGGGCGGCGGCGCTTACGTCGTGCTTGCGACCCGGCTTGGCGAGCCGGTCAACTCCGCGTACATCCTCACGGCCGCGCTCTGCTCCTATGCGGTCGGCTACCGCTTCTACTCGAAATGGATTGCAGCGCGTGTGCTCGCCCTCAACGATCGTCGCGCCACTCCCTGCGAAGTCCGTGACGATGGCCGGGATTTCGTGAAGACGAACAAGTGGATCGTCTTCGGTCATCACTTCGCGGCGATCTCCGGTCCCGGACCGCTCGTCGGCCCGGTGCTGGCCGCCCAGTTCGGTTATCTTCCCGGAGCGCTCTGGATCCTGATCGGCGTCGTGCTCGGCGGCGCGGTGCAGGACTTCGTTATCCTGTTCTGCTCGATGCGGCGCGACGGCAAATCACTTGCCCAAATGGTGAAAGAGGAACTGAACACCGTGGCGGGCGTCATCGGCATCGTCGCCATTCTCGCCATCATGATCATCCTGCTGGCCGTCCTCGCGCTGGTTGTCGTCAACGCGCTTGCCGAAAGTCCCTGGGGCGTGTTCACCGTGGCGGCAACCATTCCCATTGCGATGTTCATGGGGGGTTACCTGCGCTGGTGGCGGGTTGGCAAGGTGATGGAAGCATCGGCGATCGGCGTTGTGCTCCTGCTGCTCGGCGTATGGGGCGGGCAATTCGTCCATGCGCATGCCGACTGGGCGAAGCTGTTCACTTTCGGCAAGGAACCGCTGGCCTGGTCGATCATCGTGTACGGATTTGCCGCCAGCGTGCTGCCCGTCTGGCTGCTGCTCGCGCCGCGTGATTACCTCAGCACCTTCATGAAGCTCGGCACGATCTTTGCGCTGGCGTTCGGCGTGTTTCTGGTGCTGCCGGTGTTGAAATTTCCGGCCGTCAGCCGGTTCATCGACGGCTCGGGGCCGGTCGTGGCGGGGAAGCTGTTCCCGTTCTGTTTCATTACCATCGCGTGCGGCGCGATCTCCGGTTTTCACACGCTCATCTCCAGCGGCACGACGCCGAAGATCATCACGCGCGAGAGTTACGCCCGCCCCATCGGCTACGGCGCGATGTGCCTCGAATCGCTGGTCGCCATCATGGCGTTGATTGCCGCGTGCTCCCTCGACCCCGGCGTTTATCTCAGCATGAACATCAAGGGCGCGGCCACGGAAACCGTCGCCAAAGTCACGTCGCTCGGCTTTCCCGTTACGGTGGACCAAATGAACCAACTCGCGGACACGATCGGCGAGAAGACGCTGTTTGGCCGCACCGGCGGCGCGGCGACCCTGGCCGTCGGCATGGCGCAAATCTTTCATCGGGCCGTGGGCAATCGCTGGCTCGATCTCTGGTATCACTTTGCGATCATGTTCGAGGCGCTGTTCATCCTCACGACCCTTGATGCCGGCACACGCGTGGGGCGTTACCTTCTTCAGGATGTCCTGGGCAATCTTTGGAAGCCGCTCGGCAATGTGAAGGACATCAAAGCGAACGTGCTTGCCAGCGGCTTGATGGTCGCCGGCTGGGGCTGTTTTCTGATTCAGGGCGTGCGCGACCCGCTCGGCGGCATCAATTCACTTTGGCCGCTCTTCGGCATTGCCAACCAGCTGCTCGCCGCCATCGCGCTCTGTCTGGCAACGACGGTAATTCTGAAAATGCAATTGGGCGGGAAGCCGCTGAGCGCCGGCAAGCCGCCAGCAGAATCGATCGAGACGGGCGTCCCTTCCGGAAGACCGACTCGCCCGATTTTCGTGCTTGTGACGCTGGTTCCGCTGGTCTGGCTTCTGACGGTGACGATGACGGCGGGATGGCAGAAGATTTTCGATGACGATCCAAAAATTGGATTCCTTGCCGCTGCAAACGTTTACTCGGCGAAAATTTCCGGGGCTTTTCCGGCGACTGGCGTTGCCAAATCCGATGACGCACTCGCTGCCGCGCAAGCAACTCTGGCACCGAATAAAAGGCTGCTTTTCAATAGCCTTCTGGACGCATTTGTCGCCGCCTTCTTTCTCGTGCTCGTCGTGTTGATCGTCGCCATCAGCGTACGCGAATGGATCCTGTTGCTCGCCCGTAAACGCGTCGCAATCCTGCGCGAGTCCGATCCGGTCTGGCTGCCGGACTACGCGGTGGCTGAAGGCCGGCCATTGCGCATCTTGAGCCTGCTTGCGCTCGCGTTCGCGCTGGCCAGGGAACTGTCCGGTGAAGCGGCGCTGGACCGCGCTCAGCAGACCGCCCGCGCCTGCGACTGCGGCCTGCCGGAGCATCACACGGTCAATCTGTCCGGCGAACAAAAGGCATCCACTCCGACGACGACCAGAGAGCAACTCTATATTGAGACGCTCGAAAAACGATACCGCGGCATCAACCGATGCTGCTGA